One Nitrospira sp. genomic region harbors:
- a CDS encoding tetratricopeptide repeat protein: protein MPNRDDRLAMSYRIRVPAKDDPLDEAHLISGVDRFFHVLQEQRRALLVGLGVVLVAGAVVAGVVWYDYQSTLKARELDQEATLHYLNRPADDPKKSQEQLAQAINLYTQVIDQYPRSPVAPIALFHLGNAQVLANQVDAGIETYKRFMLLYSSNTSLMGLVQQRLAYAFLAKGDRDQAVKAFTGILDIPGALNKDHVLFELAKIEESQSRPEGAIAHYQDLMKNYPNSPFTSEAAVRVKVLEVKKAPESPAAATPSAPAASAPAPQAEAPAKAKAASGKSAKPAPKKSQ from the coding sequence GTGCCTAACCGAGACGACCGATTAGCCATGAGTTATCGCATCAGGGTTCCTGCCAAAGACGATCCGCTCGACGAAGCCCATCTTATCAGTGGCGTCGATCGGTTTTTCCACGTGTTGCAGGAGCAGCGGCGTGCGTTACTGGTCGGGCTGGGGGTTGTCCTGGTTGCAGGAGCAGTGGTCGCTGGTGTGGTTTGGTATGACTATCAATCGACCTTGAAGGCCAGGGAACTCGACCAGGAAGCCACGCTTCACTATCTCAATCGGCCTGCCGACGATCCAAAGAAAAGCCAAGAGCAGCTCGCCCAGGCGATCAATCTCTACACGCAGGTCATTGATCAATATCCGCGGAGTCCTGTGGCTCCGATCGCGCTGTTTCATCTCGGGAATGCGCAGGTCCTGGCGAACCAGGTCGATGCCGGCATCGAAACCTACAAGCGATTCATGTTGCTCTACAGTTCCAACACCTCGCTGATGGGGCTCGTCCAGCAGCGATTGGCCTATGCCTTCTTGGCAAAGGGGGATCGAGACCAGGCCGTGAAGGCCTTCACCGGTATTCTTGACATCCCGGGCGCACTGAACAAGGACCATGTCCTGTTCGAGTTGGCGAAGATTGAAGAGTCCCAGTCGAGGCCGGAAGGTGCCATTGCCCATTACCAGGATTTGATGAAGAATTACCCTAACTCGCCCTTCACCAGTGAAGCGGCGGTTCGGGTCAAGGTGTTGGAGGTGAAGAAAGCCCCCGAGAGTCCGGCGGCCGCGACGCCATCAGCCCCTGCCGCCAGCGCGCCTGCTCCTCAGGCTGAAGCACCTGCCAAGGCAAAGGCCGCGTCGGGCAAGTCTGCCAAGCCAGCTCCGAAGAAGAGCCAGTAG
- the hisZ gene encoding ATP phosphoribosyltransferase regulatory subunit: MGSRSLKASSSSTPLVAGRERSLIPVGMSTILPAAARRIRRLEQTLLAVLARAGYDEIILPMFEYFDVLAPGLEPELIEKCYQLVDRTTGRLMLLRPDATAQIARTVAMGMMGAQLPLRLCYRTSVFRYEREHAGRDREIFQVGAELIGVDGVAGDAEVLTLLLECLSQVGLSSFKVAVGHVGFFTALLVRSGLSPEGQKRVELAAARKDMPLLEGLLARDRVPRPTAQVILEVLELCGGSEVLARGRKLVGRDRALLAPLDRLAQVYERLNPSKQSSVLIDLGEFRGFEYYDGIVFDVFAPGIGAELGGGGRYDHLMGRFGRTAASTGFALDVDRVFRAIDQSGELVPPANTQSNAGRPKRAAAARRQRPPA; the protein is encoded by the coding sequence ATGGGCTCCCGTTCGTTGAAGGCCTCTTCTTCCTCCACCCCGCTGGTGGCTGGCCGGGAACGGTCGCTCATTCCTGTCGGGATGAGCACCATTCTGCCGGCCGCGGCGCGGCGCATTCGTCGTCTTGAGCAGACCTTGCTTGCTGTGCTGGCCCGCGCTGGCTACGACGAAATCATCCTGCCGATGTTCGAGTATTTCGATGTGCTCGCACCGGGACTCGAGCCGGAACTCATCGAAAAATGCTACCAACTAGTCGATCGGACCACGGGCCGCCTGATGTTGTTGCGGCCGGACGCGACTGCGCAGATCGCAAGAACCGTGGCGATGGGCATGATGGGTGCCCAGCTTCCGTTACGGCTGTGTTATCGCACGTCGGTGTTCCGCTATGAGCGTGAGCATGCGGGGCGTGACCGTGAAATTTTCCAGGTCGGAGCTGAACTCATCGGGGTCGACGGGGTAGCTGGTGATGCTGAAGTGTTGACGCTGTTGCTCGAATGCTTATCCCAGGTGGGGCTGTCATCGTTCAAGGTTGCGGTTGGGCATGTCGGCTTTTTTACCGCGTTGCTGGTCCGGTCTGGCCTTTCGCCGGAGGGCCAGAAGCGTGTGGAACTGGCCGCCGCGCGGAAAGACATGCCGCTGCTTGAGGGATTGTTGGCACGCGACCGCGTCCCGAGACCGACCGCGCAGGTGATTCTCGAGGTGTTGGAGTTGTGTGGTGGTTCCGAGGTCTTGGCGCGCGGGCGCAAACTGGTGGGGCGTGACCGTGCACTGCTCGCGCCGCTTGATCGATTGGCTCAGGTCTATGAACGCCTCAATCCATCGAAGCAGTCGTCGGTGCTGATCGACCTGGGGGAGTTCCGTGGATTTGAATACTACGACGGGATTGTGTTCGATGTGTTTGCCCCGGGCATCGGCGCGGAGCTCGGGGGCGGTGGTCGCTACGATCATTTGATGGGGCGGTTCGGTCGTACCGCTGCCTCTACCGGGTTTGCCCTTGATGTGGATCGAGTCTTTCGAGCCATTGATCAGTCTGGTGAATTGGTGCCGCCCGCGAACACTCAATCCAACGCCGGACGTCCGAAGCGAGCGGCTGCGGCTCGACGGCAGAGGCCGCCAGCATGA
- the dnaB gene encoding replicative DNA helicase: MKSLSAVDLTAPRLPPQNIEAEQSVLGAILLDNTAMAKAMEVLTDQEFYRTAHRKIYQAMLELSDRGEVIDQITLTECLKGRSELDVVGGSAYLAELVQVVPTAANIRYHSKIVRDKALLRGLIETSTEVITRGYDGTAAVDELLDFAERSVFGLAQGKLDRSFTQVNQIIKESLDVVDKLSKRKERVTGVPTGYIDLDDLTAGLQPSDLIIVAGRPSMGKTSLALGMAQHAALHAGTVVGIFSLEMSKPQLVLRMLSSEARVDSHSLRTGRLQKEDWWRLAEAAGKLEQAPIFIDDSGAVTVQQMRGKARRLKAERGLDLLIVDYLQLMQGKSDSESRQQEISDISRSLKSLAKELNVPVIALSQLSRAVEARKPPVPMLADLRESGAIEQDADVVMFIYREEVYEPATERKGIADILVSKHRNGPIGKRELFFHDRFAKFENLETREVV; the protein is encoded by the coding sequence ATGAAATCCCTTTCCGCCGTGGATCTCACTGCTCCAAGATTACCGCCGCAAAACATCGAGGCCGAACAATCGGTGCTCGGCGCGATCCTGTTGGACAACACGGCGATGGCCAAGGCCATGGAAGTGCTGACGGATCAGGAGTTTTACCGGACCGCGCATCGCAAGATCTACCAGGCCATGTTGGAGTTGTCCGATCGTGGCGAAGTCATCGACCAGATCACGCTGACGGAGTGTCTGAAAGGACGTTCGGAACTCGATGTGGTGGGAGGATCGGCGTATCTGGCGGAACTGGTGCAAGTCGTTCCGACGGCTGCGAATATTCGCTACCACAGCAAAATTGTGCGCGATAAGGCGTTGTTGCGGGGGTTGATCGAAACATCGACGGAAGTCATCACCCGAGGCTATGATGGCACTGCTGCTGTCGATGAGCTGCTCGATTTCGCCGAGCGCTCGGTCTTTGGTCTCGCCCAAGGCAAGCTAGACCGCTCGTTTACGCAGGTGAATCAGATCATCAAGGAAAGCCTTGATGTCGTGGATAAGCTCTCTAAGCGGAAGGAGCGCGTCACCGGGGTTCCGACCGGCTACATCGACTTGGATGATCTGACCGCGGGACTGCAACCATCGGATTTGATCATTGTGGCTGGACGACCGAGTATGGGAAAGACCAGCCTGGCGCTCGGGATGGCGCAACATGCGGCGCTCCATGCCGGAACGGTGGTCGGAATCTTCAGCCTCGAAATGTCGAAGCCACAGCTCGTGCTTCGTATGTTGAGCTCAGAGGCTCGCGTCGATTCGCACTCGCTCCGGACCGGCAGACTCCAGAAGGAAGACTGGTGGCGGTTGGCTGAAGCCGCCGGCAAACTCGAACAGGCGCCGATCTTCATCGATGATTCCGGGGCCGTGACAGTGCAGCAGATGCGAGGAAAAGCCAGACGGCTGAAGGCTGAACGGGGCCTGGATTTGCTGATCGTGGACTATCTCCAACTGATGCAGGGCAAAAGCGATTCCGAGTCGCGACAGCAGGAAATTTCGGACATCTCCCGCTCGTTGAAGAGTCTCGCCAAGGAACTCAATGTGCCCGTCATCGCCTTGTCTCAGTTGAGTCGTGCGGTCGAGGCCAGAAAGCCGCCGGTGCCGATGTTGGCCGACTTGCGCGAGTCCGGCGCGATCGAGCAGGACGCCGACGTGGTGATGTTTATTTACCGCGAAGAGGTCTATGAGCCGGCCACGGAGCGGAAAGGTATTGCCGATATTCTGGTCAGTAAACATCGCAACGGTCCGATCGGTAAACGCGAGTTGTTCTTCCACGATCGATTCGCCAAGTTTGAGAACCTCGAGACTCGCGAGGTCGTTTGA
- a CDS encoding alanine--glyoxylate aminotransferase family protein, with amino-acid sequence MLKRYLLAPGPTPVPPEVLLAMARPMIHHRAPEFDKLFAEVREDLKWLFQTRNDVLILAASGTGGMEGSVSNFLSPGDKALTINGGKFGERWTKLCKTFGAQVTELKVEWGRAIDPQAVADALKKDPAIKAVYVQASETSTAVAHDVKALAEIVKQYEDTILVVDAITALGVLDLKTDAWGLDVVITGSQKALMLPPGLAFASVSDKAWRLADKAKNAAFYFNFKRERENQQKSTTAYTPAVSLILGLKEVMNILKAEGLEAVFARHAMLATAMREGVKAAGLSIFPQERPSDALTAISAPEGVDGQAVYKNLRTQYGMTAAGGQDHLKGKIFRISHMGYIDSFDVITALAAVEMVIKGLGYPVKLGSGVAKAQEIIMGKS; translated from the coding sequence ATGCTCAAACGGTATTTGCTGGCTCCCGGACCCACCCCCGTTCCTCCGGAGGTGTTGCTGGCCATGGCCAGGCCGATGATTCATCACCGGGCTCCCGAGTTCGATAAATTGTTCGCGGAGGTTCGCGAGGACCTCAAGTGGCTGTTCCAAACCCGGAACGATGTGTTGATTCTCGCGGCGTCCGGCACCGGCGGCATGGAAGGGTCGGTTTCAAATTTCTTGTCCCCTGGTGACAAGGCCCTCACGATCAACGGAGGGAAATTCGGCGAACGGTGGACGAAACTCTGTAAGACGTTCGGCGCTCAGGTGACTGAGTTGAAGGTTGAATGGGGGCGGGCGATCGATCCGCAGGCTGTTGCCGATGCCTTGAAGAAGGATCCGGCCATCAAGGCCGTCTACGTACAGGCAAGCGAAACGTCCACGGCTGTGGCTCACGATGTCAAAGCTCTGGCCGAAATCGTGAAACAGTACGAGGACACCATTCTCGTCGTAGATGCCATCACAGCTCTTGGCGTGCTCGATTTGAAGACGGATGCCTGGGGCCTCGATGTGGTGATCACAGGATCCCAGAAGGCGTTGATGCTGCCTCCGGGATTGGCCTTTGCCAGCGTCAGCGACAAGGCCTGGCGTCTTGCCGATAAGGCCAAGAATGCCGCGTTTTATTTCAATTTTAAACGGGAGCGAGAGAACCAACAAAAGAGCACGACGGCCTACACGCCGGCGGTGTCGCTCATTCTTGGCCTCAAGGAAGTGATGAACATCCTGAAAGCCGAGGGGTTGGAGGCGGTGTTTGCCCGCCATGCCATGTTGGCCACGGCGATGCGCGAAGGTGTCAAAGCCGCCGGACTGTCCATTTTCCCGCAAGAGCGGCCAAGCGATGCGTTAACGGCTATTTCGGCGCCGGAAGGCGTAGATGGCCAGGCGGTCTATAAGAATTTACGGACTCAATACGGGATGACGGCGGCAGGTGGTCAGGATCACCTGAAGGGCAAGATCTTCCGTATTTCACATATGGGCTATATCGACAGCTTCGACGTCATCACGGCGTTGGCGGCCGTGGAGATGGTCATCAAAGGGTTGGGGTATCCCGTGAAATTGGGCAGCGGAGTCGCCAAAGCCCAAGAGATTATTATGGGGAAGTCGTAA
- a CDS encoding transglycosylase SLT domain-containing protein produces MLDEEDRATAAEVEATESSTAVASEPSTEVPPAEALLQLKPLTGNTARFADLLTPPAEVIQEAAAEQGQESDTTPEYNVPIVLDPSVQGHIRFFNVAIRNRFEQWLIRLSHYRPLVDSIFTEFQLPSDLIYLSLVESGFNPHAYSRARAAGPWQFMKGTAKVYGLRVDSYVDERRDPVKSTVAAARYLRDLYDLFGTWPLAMAAYNAGEGKVMRALHTAQAESFSDIAKTRLIRRETKEYVPRFMAATIIAKNPDRYGFPQNDVRPHQFEEVVVRRPIHFKAIANVTGISYQELKVLNPELRRDATPPDDPEYHLKVPVGTREKVEQLLERAPTHKFPPLPMPVQVKNRHFKNEPDSGHWYRVRVGDSLEKIAKRFNISVKTLKSNNNLTGPTIKAGSRLVIAN; encoded by the coding sequence ATGCTGGACGAAGAGGATCGCGCGACCGCCGCGGAGGTCGAAGCAACCGAATCGTCGACGGCCGTCGCCAGCGAGCCTTCCACTGAAGTCCCGCCAGCCGAAGCCCTGCTGCAACTAAAACCGCTGACCGGCAACACTGCTCGATTTGCGGACTTGCTGACGCCACCGGCCGAGGTCATCCAGGAAGCGGCTGCCGAACAAGGACAGGAATCAGACACCACCCCGGAATACAACGTGCCGATCGTCCTGGACCCCTCGGTGCAGGGCCACATTCGCTTTTTTAACGTGGCGATCCGAAACCGGTTCGAGCAATGGCTCATCCGCCTCAGCCACTATCGTCCGTTGGTCGACAGCATTTTCACGGAATTCCAATTGCCGAGTGATCTGATTTACTTGTCGCTGGTCGAAAGCGGGTTCAACCCCCACGCATATTCCCGTGCCCGCGCAGCCGGACCGTGGCAATTCATGAAGGGCACGGCCAAAGTCTACGGTTTGCGCGTCGATAGCTATGTGGACGAACGGCGAGATCCCGTGAAGTCGACCGTGGCAGCCGCACGCTACCTGCGAGACCTGTACGATCTCTTTGGTACGTGGCCGCTGGCCATGGCCGCGTACAATGCCGGAGAAGGCAAGGTCATGCGAGCCCTGCATACGGCCCAGGCCGAGAGTTTCTCGGACATCGCCAAGACGCGTCTCATCCGCCGCGAAACGAAGGAATACGTCCCGCGCTTCATGGCCGCCACGATCATCGCCAAGAATCCCGATCGGTACGGGTTTCCCCAGAACGACGTCCGCCCCCATCAATTCGAAGAGGTGGTCGTCCGTCGCCCGATTCACTTCAAGGCGATTGCCAATGTCACGGGGATTTCGTACCAGGAATTAAAGGTGCTGAACCCGGAATTACGACGTGATGCCACGCCACCGGATGATCCCGAATATCACTTGAAGGTGCCGGTCGGCACCAGGGAAAAGGTGGAACAGTTATTGGAGCGGGCGCCGACCCATAAGTTCCCGCCGCTGCCGATGCCGGTTCAGGTCAAAAACCGACATTTCAAGAACGAGCCTGATTCCGGACATTGGTACCGTGTCCGCGTCGGCGACTCTCTGGAGAAGATCGCCAAACGCTTCAACATCTCCGTCAAGACCCTTAAGTCCAACAACAACCTGACTGGCCCCACCATCAAGGCAGGGAGCCGCCTGGTCATTGCTAACTGA
- a CDS encoding type II secretion system protein yields MALPSQEKGFTLIELMVVVVIVGILAAFAIPNFLRYRAQAMQAEARTNLAGIFVAEMSFFTERKEFGNFTDIGFAVTGPGTNRYTYRTGLSLGAGLGPNGSNLCGSVGSCDTIRTESPAATMVTYTGAVGIATTSSSGFTATAAADLDADPTHDGWYVNDVKQGLSAADSNDVTS; encoded by the coding sequence ATGGCGCTGCCGTCACAGGAAAAAGGCTTCACGCTGATCGAACTCATGGTCGTGGTGGTGATTGTGGGCATATTAGCCGCATTTGCCATTCCGAACTTTCTTCGGTACCGGGCCCAGGCCATGCAAGCTGAGGCACGAACCAATCTGGCGGGAATTTTCGTCGCGGAAATGTCTTTCTTCACCGAGCGGAAGGAATTCGGCAACTTCACCGATATCGGCTTCGCAGTGACCGGCCCTGGAACGAATCGCTATACGTATCGAACCGGTTTGAGTCTTGGGGCCGGGCTGGGGCCGAACGGAAGCAATCTGTGCGGGTCTGTCGGCAGCTGCGACACGATTCGGACTGAAAGTCCAGCGGCAACGATGGTGACGTATACCGGTGCTGTGGGGATCGCCACGACTTCCTCGTCAGGATTTACGGCGACTGCTGCGGCCGATCTGGATGCAGACCCGACGCATGATGGCTGGTATGTGAATGATGTCAAGCAAGGTTTGAGCGCCGCGGACTCGAATGACGTGACGAGCTAA
- a CDS encoding tetratricopeptide repeat protein, protein MRTTVVLLASLACVTAACQSAPQARPAPPVTPVAAPTIPRVAPSSSDSRASYHFLLGYQAELEQETEQAIKEYQLALQTDPTSSYLKARLAVLNFTAGDVPAAVRFADDVAEAPGLDAQMLGQLGGMYAAAGKPDKALRLFNRAIEQEPQRSEHFFAKGLLLANQKQYVEAEDTIRSGIKISPDSAVGYYYLGRIGVEARDFDKATTHFEQAVTLNPAFEPAYVALGSVYEAKQDRDKAIDIYRRYLQGVNPKNREIRHHLIRLQVSAKQYDQALRELQEILEEDPSDLDAQLRMGLVYGEQKNYPKAIQQLTQILTVRPSELKVRDYLGYLYEETKDYPNAIAAYRHNLTLEPSYFEGHLHLGVLLYRTKQYSEAIQHLREASRLNPKQPEAHIVLGLSHFQVEEYEPSLQAFLEGIRHNPDNADLHFNAGTAYDKLNRFDDVVKSMETTLALDPHHADALNYLGYSYAERGVKIEEAIALTKQAVALRPTNGYYVDSLAWAFFKKGLLTEALTEMKRAVALVGDDPVIYEHLGEIHLKQQHLSDGREALLHSLELDPSNDKLMQRFRDLGLGDPAKEERIRQAIRRVTERKAVSPAP, encoded by the coding sequence GTGAGAACGACGGTCGTGTTGTTGGCCTCGCTTGCCTGCGTGACCGCTGCGTGCCAAAGCGCTCCACAGGCACGCCCTGCTCCTCCCGTTACCCCTGTTGCAGCACCAACGATTCCCCGCGTCGCACCTTCCTCATCGGACTCTCGCGCGTCGTATCATTTCCTGCTCGGCTATCAAGCTGAGTTGGAGCAGGAGACGGAGCAGGCGATCAAGGAGTATCAGCTCGCGCTGCAGACAGACCCTACGTCCAGCTATCTCAAGGCCAGGCTGGCCGTCCTAAATTTTACGGCCGGAGATGTGCCGGCTGCGGTGCGCTTTGCCGATGACGTGGCCGAGGCTCCCGGGTTGGATGCGCAGATGCTTGGGCAGTTAGGCGGGATGTACGCCGCGGCAGGGAAGCCCGATAAGGCGTTGCGACTGTTTAATCGTGCCATTGAGCAGGAACCGCAGCGCAGCGAACATTTTTTTGCCAAAGGGTTATTGCTGGCTAATCAAAAGCAATATGTCGAAGCCGAGGACACGATTCGCTCGGGGATCAAGATCAGTCCGGACTCGGCCGTCGGCTACTATTACCTCGGGCGCATCGGCGTCGAAGCGAGAGATTTCGACAAGGCCACGACGCATTTCGAGCAGGCGGTGACGCTGAATCCCGCGTTTGAGCCGGCGTACGTCGCGCTAGGGTCTGTCTACGAAGCCAAGCAGGATCGTGATAAGGCCATTGATATCTATCGTCGCTATCTGCAGGGCGTAAATCCGAAGAATCGCGAAATCCGGCACCATCTCATTCGCCTCCAAGTGTCTGCCAAGCAGTACGACCAGGCGTTGCGAGAGTTGCAGGAGATCCTCGAGGAAGATCCGTCGGACCTTGATGCGCAGCTTAGAATGGGACTGGTCTATGGAGAGCAGAAGAATTATCCCAAGGCGATTCAACAACTGACCCAGATTTTGACCGTGCGTCCGAGTGAGCTCAAAGTTCGTGACTACTTGGGATACCTCTACGAAGAAACCAAAGACTATCCCAATGCGATTGCGGCCTATCGTCACAATCTCACGCTGGAGCCGTCGTATTTCGAAGGACACTTGCACCTGGGGGTGTTGCTGTATCGGACGAAGCAATATTCCGAGGCCATCCAACATTTGCGGGAAGCCAGTCGGTTGAATCCCAAACAGCCGGAAGCTCATATTGTGCTTGGACTGTCGCATTTCCAAGTGGAGGAATATGAGCCGTCCCTTCAAGCCTTCCTGGAAGGGATACGCCATAACCCCGACAACGCGGACCTCCACTTCAATGCCGGCACTGCCTACGACAAATTGAACCGCTTTGACGACGTGGTGAAGTCAATGGAAACCACGCTGGCGTTGGATCCCCACCATGCCGATGCATTGAACTACCTCGGGTACAGTTACGCGGAACGGGGCGTCAAAATCGAAGAAGCCATTGCGTTGACCAAGCAGGCCGTCGCACTCAGGCCCACCAATGGTTATTATGTGGATAGCCTGGCCTGGGCCTTTTTCAAAAAGGGGCTCTTGACCGAAGCCTTGACTGAGATGAAGCGAGCCGTGGCGTTGGTCGGCGATGACCCCGTGATCTACGAGCACTTGGGCGAAATTCATCTCAAACAACAGCATCTCTCCGATGGTCGGGAAGCCCTGCTCCATTCGCTTGAACTGGATCCCTCTAATGACAAGTTGATGCAGCGATTTCGCGATCTTGGTTTGGGCGACCCCGCCAAGGAAGAACGGATTCGCCAGGCCATTCGGCGCGTCACCGAGCGAAAAGCCGTCTCTCCGGCCCCGTAG
- a CDS encoding phosphoglycerate dehydrogenase, with translation MKILVSDSLSKQGVEVLEKAGFTVVVKTKLPKEELFKEIKDADGLIVRSGTKVTAEVIAAAERLKVVGRAGSGLDNVDTPAATRRGIVVMNTPGGNTVTTAEHTMAMIFSMSRRIPQATASTKGGKWEKEKFMGVELYNKVLGIVGVGQIGGYLTKLAQGVGMQVMAYDPYLAPERAEKMGVSIVELDELFRRADVISVHTPLTPETKSLINAQAIAKMKTGVMIANCARGGIVHEGDLCEALKSKKVAAAAFDVFEDEPVKADNPLLALDNFICSPHIGASTTEAQENVAVGIAEQIVEYFTKGIARGAVNIPSVSPELLPQLQPYLSLGERVGLLQAQLLEGGLERLTVEYSGEVAGLNVAPLTIAVLKGLLTPILEDPINYVNAPVVAKERGIEVKEVKISDAGDFTSVIRVRVEGGKTSHQVAGTLYHRKDPRIIEIDQFKVEVVPDNHLLLILNEDRPGVIGTVGHILGDHNINIARMQCSREERGGKALLIFGLDAPLPKSVLDQITNSKHILSVKVADLSKGL, from the coding sequence ATGAAAATCTTGGTCAGCGACAGTCTGTCGAAGCAGGGTGTAGAGGTATTGGAAAAGGCCGGCTTTACGGTAGTGGTGAAAACCAAGTTGCCGAAAGAAGAGCTGTTCAAGGAAATCAAAGACGCAGACGGCTTGATCGTTCGATCGGGGACGAAAGTCACGGCGGAAGTTATCGCCGCTGCTGAGCGTCTGAAGGTTGTTGGACGAGCTGGTTCCGGACTGGACAATGTCGATACGCCTGCCGCAACCCGTCGCGGGATTGTGGTCATGAATACGCCGGGCGGGAATACTGTGACCACCGCCGAGCATACGATGGCCATGATTTTTTCGATGTCGCGCCGCATCCCGCAAGCCACTGCCTCGACCAAGGGCGGCAAGTGGGAAAAAGAAAAGTTCATGGGCGTGGAGTTATATAACAAGGTGTTGGGTATTGTCGGGGTCGGCCAGATCGGCGGTTACCTCACCAAGCTCGCCCAGGGAGTCGGGATGCAGGTGATGGCCTATGACCCGTATCTGGCCCCCGAGCGGGCCGAGAAGATGGGCGTCAGCATCGTTGAACTGGATGAACTCTTCCGCCGGGCTGATGTGATCTCGGTCCATACCCCGCTGACACCGGAAACCAAGTCGCTGATCAATGCACAGGCGATCGCCAAAATGAAAACGGGTGTGATGATTGCCAATTGCGCGCGTGGCGGCATCGTGCACGAGGGCGATCTGTGCGAGGCATTGAAGTCTAAGAAAGTTGCCGCGGCTGCATTCGACGTGTTTGAGGATGAGCCGGTGAAGGCGGACAATCCACTCTTGGCGTTGGACAATTTTATTTGCTCGCCGCATATCGGTGCATCCACGACCGAAGCGCAGGAGAATGTGGCGGTCGGCATTGCCGAGCAAATCGTCGAGTACTTTACCAAAGGGATTGCCCGTGGCGCGGTCAACATCCCGTCAGTGTCTCCCGAACTGTTGCCGCAGCTGCAGCCGTACCTTTCGCTCGGCGAGCGGGTGGGGTTACTGCAGGCGCAACTGCTTGAGGGCGGATTAGAGCGGCTGACCGTCGAGTATAGCGGCGAGGTGGCCGGATTGAATGTCGCCCCGTTGACGATTGCCGTGTTGAAAGGACTTCTCACGCCCATCCTTGAAGATCCGATCAACTACGTGAACGCGCCCGTGGTCGCCAAGGAACGCGGTATCGAAGTCAAAGAAGTGAAGATCAGCGATGCCGGCGATTTCACCAGCGTGATTCGGGTTCGCGTCGAAGGCGGAAAGACGTCCCATCAAGTCGCGGGGACGCTCTATCACCGCAAGGATCCACGCATCATAGAAATCGATCAGTTTAAAGTTGAAGTGGTGCCCGATAACCATCTTCTCCTGATCCTGAACGAAGATCGCCCTGGTGTGATCGGTACGGTCGGTCATATTCTTGGCGATCACAACATCAATATCGCGCGCATGCAGTGTTCGCGGGAAGAGCGGGGCGGCAAGGCCTTGTTGATTTTCGGCCTCGACGCGCCGCTTCCCAAATCCGTTCTGGATCAGATTACCAACAGCAAGCACATCCTTTCCGTGAAGGTCGCCGACCTGTCGAAAGGATTGTAA